In Oryza sativa Japonica Group chromosome 8, ASM3414082v1, the sequence CACATGGCCTCCTCACATGAAGCGTTAATCACGgtcgaaaggaaaaaaaaaataaaagtgttATAGGGCGATATCTTGTTTGGACGAAATGATACCTTAGAGATATCACGTGATATCTAGATATCAGCTAATACCTACTAGATAGCAGGAGATATCTCAGATATATCATCCCATCTGAACGAGGTCCAATACAACTTTCCAATAATTAGGAGCATTTTGGTTTTTCTCCACAATATTGTTTTTTATATGCTACGCAtccatttattttgggacaagggTAAGTAGCAACAATAATTTTACTTTTCTCTTTGCGACAAAGACTCTCGTATACACATGCGTATACTCACCCGTATAGAGACACCACAAAGACATCCTACCCTATTGCACCTTAATCCTCTTGTGCTTTGTTATACCATTTTGAATGGATAGAGTAATGGAATTTAAGGCCCTTTTTTGAGTTCATCAATACTGCAAACCCCTGGCTCAAATTACTTGGTCATCAGCACGTACTAGGCCCCTGTAACGCCGGGCCATTTTGCATGGGCTTAGCCGAACGGGAGTGACAGAAACTGGGCCGAATGTGAAGTGACGGACAGACAGCCTGGGCCGTCGATGGGCGTGTCAGGCAGCGAAGATTGGTGGATCAGGCACGGCCGCACGGTGGAATTGGCGGTGATGGTGGGTAGTTCTAAGGAATAGGTccattttacctccctcatctccTGCGCTTGTGTGAATAACATCCCTCAATcggaaaaccgggtataacaaACCGGGTATAACACCTCCTTCTTCTCTAAAAACCAGAGCAAATCATCTCCCTCGGTGGTTTCGGAGGTGGTTTTGTCCAACGtggaggcggcgctcggcgtGCGTGACGGCGGGGGTGGGGACAGCGGCCacagcgccgccaccggcgctgCTGGAGTCGCCGCGGAGGAGGTGTCCGAGGCGGCCTCGATTCATGCCATCCTCTCGGTGTCGGTTTCCTCGTCGCGGAGGAAGATGAGGCAGCCGAGGTGGACGCGGTGCGTCCACGTGCGGCCCTCCACAACGCCACAGTCCATGTCGGCGAGCACGACGAACACCTCCGAGATGAGCCCCGTCCGGTCGGCCCCTGTCAGCTCCAGCGCCGTCAACCCCTCGAGCGCCATCGGCCGCGTTGGCCCGTTCCACATCCCCAGAGACTGCAAAGAAGCCATGTATGCCATCAGAAAATCCCAACTCCGTCGAACACTCGTGCCAGAATCAAGAAACCACCAAGAAAACCCACCAACCTGCTCGATGTAGGTGATGACGCTGTCGTTGGTGAGCTTGCAACCGAGGCGGTCGGTGACATGGAAGACGTCCATGAACGAATGAACCACCTCCCATCCGACCAGATGGCGCGAGCGACGGGACGGCGGGAGCTCGGCGGGAGCGGCAGGAGCGACGGGGCGGCGAGACCGCGGGAGCCTGGCGGAGCGATgggagcggcggggcggcgggggcggcaggAGCCGCTAGGCGGCGAGACCGCGGGAGCCCGGCGGAGCGGCAGGAGCCACTGGGCGGCGGGACCGACGGGCTCCATGGCCATCTTCGTCCCCGATGGGCGACGTGAGCAACGGGGCTCCATGGTCTCGTGGAGAAGATGGCGTTGCAGCCGGGAGGTCGTGGCCGGGCGGGCACgagggaggagctcgccgggagGTCGCAGCCGACCGGgagcgggggaggagctcgccgggaggcaacgccccgattttcgttcgggaataaaaatcaattaataatacattttctagaaattaaataaaagttaaatcaatttaatcaagtgaaataatgggagaatttgaaattttcctttaaaaatcattggccggaaatattttgtaatattctttgtgccctaatgtactctccggaattttccgtgaattttcggagctcgagaaatagttttaatagcacaaagatcattgcatcaattaaaataaaaagaaaaaaaataaaatcctccctcctctctttgggcccctttcggcccaattcccccctatctccctctcgggccggccttctccctcggcccgctcggctctctctctctccctcaagtctgttttgcctccccagccggcctctccctccctctctctccgacagATGGAacccgtggaccccacctgtcatccccaacctcagGCCGGCAGCTGCCGTtgctgccatggccgcccgagccgccccacGACGCGGCCgtttccgcccacctcctccaccccgcgcgcgcgctcgtccgtgggacctcgccgcccacgtccgcgccgtttccccccacctctcccctccaaaaccgccaccCACACCCCACGATGCCGCCCACGCCACCGGCGGTTGCCGCCCCGACTCCGCCTCTCCCGGGCTCgatcccgcctcccctcccctataaaaacaaTCCCCCGGCcatcctctcccttttccccaacTTTCCCGCACTCCCCGCGCTCTCTCCCGCTCTCCCCACACGAGCCCAAGCGCCGCCGATCGCCGGCGACCCtccagccggccgctgccgccactgTCGACGTCCCCGCGCCGCGGCGCTTGCACCACCGGCTTCGCCGTGCCTTGCCGCACCTCGGCCCCACTCCGTTTTCCCATTTCATCGCCggaaccacctccccaccgcgctccctctctccaccactcaccgacgagctccggccgccgctcctcgccgctccAGCCACTGCCAAGCCGCGCCCTACCACCGTCGGCTTCGCTGCATCGCGTGGTACCCCGGCCGCTCTTCCACCTTCGTTGGAGACCGCCGAAtcaccgccgtcgtcttcgcccCGTGGAGTGCTGCCGCCTCCCTCTGCTCGAGCCCCATCagccgcctccttcgccgccatgcccctcggtgagctccgccgcctccctttTCGCCTCCTCCGCTCGTTTTCGCCGCTCCCCGGCCGCCCCCTCGCTCGTCGGGCCGacgccgccatcaccgttgtcgtcgtcgtccttcccGCGTCGGTGagcatctccctcctcctcccctccctttctttttctctctttgcccgccggccgccgcatgcgtgtcgccgtcgcgccgcgccgcgccgccgccggtgtcgccgccggtggccgtccggccgcgcgccgccgtctggTCGGGTTGGTCGGCGAGCCAACCCACCCCTCCGCCTTGCACCTCtaccgtggactcggtccacggtgggctAGATCCTTTTGCccgctgacgcgtggggcccgctCATTTGGTGGACCCGGTCCAAGCCCGCACCTCCTTGACCCGCTGACGtgttgggcccacctgtcggcgtcggcgccccttgctgacgtcagcgaatgccatttcctttgagaaaatatttaataattgcgcaataaatcgtgtttaattctaaaaattcatttaaatggcccaaaacttctaaaattcatatctaattcattcgaattacgaattgagccattcaacttgcaaaattcatctaaaattgagctctacatgttggtttactttttatgtactgttttcttggtttttattagagtttttcctcgttttgcatgccagcgtgtagttcccatcgtttcggaagatcgcgttcgcaaggataagagttcagaagatccaagtgaagaagcaaggcaagtcacacattccccttgagcatgttgatcccaatttacaaatgttttactgtttgcaaacaaatatgcatgttttgctaattacatggggtcagggttttacctatctgctcgcttgtgccatgtttacttgatatctgttctttgtcaaccttgggtaatgaatcgactagctcatgttacttatgtgacctagctagaactatatgcttagccatgcttaattaccactagctcagttgatgggataattgcagtattagacctttttagtatcagagtgagctgcgtgctcgagacacctggccatgcttcatggtcgtaattatccaactaaaatgcgactgaatggtgggctgtgggtgcatggttttgctggtcgcacccatggcagttaaggaccggttcgcgggatgccctggaagaacttatcgtacttaccacaagccagcgtgggcaacggctgggcttgtagtgtagcttttctctagccgacgtacccaggcgagggtgggcgtgatggagttgggtcggccggggtgtccggttgatcggcttccggattcaccgcggcacgaaaggggggctgcccgttgcctgctggggacgggggcgaaccctaaggtgtggtgcgatcggttagagggggttatgcgaagggtcctgtcacggcctctttccggtatgtcgtggtggcatgtcggcgcacgggaacgtgtcgtggggctgtgtcttgtgggtacagttgtacacctctgatcagagtaaaactattcgaatagccgtgcccgcggttatgggcggtcgaccagattcaccgtgattagtctcacacttaataaatcgacctaatacactgtagtttaggtgggttggttgggcctgttcaacgtggtgtagcgttgatcagtggagatttaatgttactttaattactcaacagttttactgttttgctcaataaaatgttttacaaccgcctttatgcaaatagccacaaaccgtccttgtgttccccttgcacgtctgcatcgttggtgtggcttgctgagtacggtggttgtactcagtcttgctattattcccccttttcagaagtgtagtgcttctgagctgaagacgaagttagaggaccaaggctcagaccccagttgagttttgcctgtggagtggagctgaagccccgctaggatcgcctttttccgctgctgctgttttcgtttcggtgcgaggactaagtgcctcttttgtaagtattttacgctttatttacgtttggaactgtatattacttgtcgttttgtgtaccctggctggtcctggacagggatttaatacacaaaatagtctggaaatttgggctaaatttctgggcgtgacaggccGC encodes:
- the LOC107278641 gene encoding ACT domain-containing protein ACR7 — its product is MDVFHVTDRLGCKLTNDSVITYIEQSLGMWNGPTRPMALEGLTALELTGADRTGLISEVFVVLADMDCGVVEGRTWTHRVHLGCLIFLRDEETDTERMA